The proteins below come from a single Metarhizium brunneum chromosome 1, complete sequence genomic window:
- the BEA3 gene encoding ABC transporter BEA3 produces MSAAAAEDSLKVEKCLASSDTTTPENEKYGEGAKDVAPDEAKPRPERTATFNDYLRVFKYASKWDFLAYAAGVLASIGAGITLPLMNVVFGKFVGNFSSFSNFNAGGAGITKAEFQSKLDKLALYMFALFIGRLGLNYINKLCFRMIGIRLSSAIRLHYLQALFAQSIHVLDSMPPGYATTTITSTSNTLQLGISEKLGVFVEFSATIIAAIIIAFSYNWLLTLVTASSIFFIALTVSILLPFIVKCNTRVTKTEGKAAAVASEAMSSIRMIMACGAESRIAKKYAAFVEETKKHAQFMSPLIALQFGLIFFGAFAAFALAFWYGIKSFVDDSRGDLSTIVIVLFSVMMVVFSLERTSTPMLAVSKATVAACQFFTVIDAPAPSKGHLKTPEVAATDDIVLDDVTFAYPSRPHVKILDGLDLRIEAGKITAIVGPSGSGKSTIVGLIERWYNLKDQHVVAKAVEKKKKNKGSESEDDGPEEGQSEAEDTGPPIKLSGTISTSGHPLDDIELKWWRSQIGMVQQEPFLFNDTIYTNVANGLVGSRWEHESEEKKRELVKEACKEAFADEFIDKLPAGYDTLVGDSGAKLSGGQRQRIAIARSIVRKPAILVLDEATSAIDVRGERIVQAALDRVAKNRTTITIAHRLSTIKKADRIVVLKKGQVVESGTHESLIAMENGVYAGLVNAQTLSLGAEHDAANETIDMDTDGDGSTTLERRKSKAVSEHEAMAETKLEKQRNLIRSFGRFFYESKQYWYLMCLTVFFAACAGSAIPLQAYMFANVVVIFKYEGDKPKLMSEGNFWSLMWTILAIGVGLAYFFCFLFSTRLASIIRNKYQQMYFEAILYQKASFFDEEDHSQGTMTSRASGDPKQLEELMGANMASVYVAIFSLTGSIIIAFSFGWKLALVSTCVVLPIMLGTSYWRFKYEIQFEKMNNEVFAESSKFASESIGAFRTVTSLTLEDPICQRFEELCRGHVGTAFKKARWVSLLFGFSDSATMACQALVFYYGGRLLLSGEYQILNFFVCFMSIIQAGESAGQGLSFGPNAAQVTAASNRILNMRDSRLRDDHSEKDDISEAKGGMKIELENVHFKYPSRNIPVFQGLSLTIEKGQFAALVGASGCGKTSIISLLERFYDVERGRILCNGRDIKDVNIYAYRRHLSLVAQEATLFQGTLRENILLGVDDQAITEEKLHQACRDASIHDFIVSLPEGYNTNIGSRGVTLSGGQKQRVAIARALIRDPNILLLDEATSSLDSESEKLVQAAFERAGKGRTMVVVAHRLATVQNADVIFVLGEGGKLLEQGNHMELLRKRGIYWQMCQSQALDR; encoded by the exons ATgagtgccgccgccgccgaagaTAGCCTCAAGGTCGAAAAGTGTCTCGCTTCTTCCGACACAACTACTCCAGAGAATGAGAAGTATGGGGAAGGAGCGAAGGACGTTGCCCCTGACGAGGCAAAACCCCGGCCCGAGCGAACAGCGACATTCAACGATTATCTG AGAGTATTCAAATATGCATCGAAATGGGACTTCCTTGCTTACGCTGCGGGCGTGCTGGCATCTATCGGTGCTGGCATCACCCTGCCGTTAATGAACGTTGTATTCG GCAAGTTCGTTGGAAACTTTAGCAGCTTCTCAAATTTCAACGCCGGAGGTGCTGGCATCACCAAGGCCGAATTTCAATCCAAACTGGACAAGTTGGC ATTATACATGTTCGCATTGTTTATTGGTCGTCTTGGACTCAACTATATTAACAAG CTGTGTTTTCGAATGATTGGAATAAGACTCTCTTCGGCGATCCGACTACACTACCTCCAAGCCCTTTTTGCCCAAAGCATTCATGTGTTGGATTCGATGCCCCCTGGATACGCCACCACGACTATTACTAGCACCAGCAACACCTTGCAGTTGGGCATCTCGGAAAAATTGGGCGTCTTTGTCGAATTCTCGGCTACCATTATTGCTGCCATAATCATCGCGTTTTCCTACAATTGGTTGTTGACTCTTGTGACGGCATCGTCCATCTTTTTTATTGCTTTGACAGTCTCAATACTGTTGCCGTTTATTGTCAAGTGCAATACGAGAGTTACAAAG ACCGAGGGAAAAGCTGCGGCAGTTGCCAGCGAGGCAATGTCCAGTATTCGCATGATCATGGCCTGTGGTGCTGAATCGCGAATCGCCAAGAAGTATGCGGCGTTTGTTGAAGAGACAAAGAAACATGCTCAGTTTATGTCTCCACTCATTGCGCTTCAATTTGGATTAATT TTCTTCGgtgcctttgccgcctttgccCTTGCCTTCTGGTACGGCATCAAGTCTTTTGTTGACGATTCAAGAGGCGATCTTAGTACCATAGTGAT TGTCTTATTCTCCGTTATGATGGTCGTCTTCTCGCTGGAGAGAACATCAACGCCAATGTTGGCCGTTAGCAAAGCTACAGTAGCCGCCTGCCAGTTTTTCACCGTTATCGATGCCCCTGCCCCGAGTAAGGGCCACCTTAAAACCCCCGAAGTAGCTGCTACAGATGATATTGTGCTGGATGATGTTACTTTCGCATACCCTAGTCGCCCTCACGTCAAGATTCTTGATGGATTGGATTTGCGGATCGAGGCTGGAAAGATTAcggccattgttggcccATCTGGCTCTGGCAAGAGTACCATCGTTGGCCTCATAGAACGGTGGTACAACCTAAAAGATCAACATGTGGTTGCCAAAGCTgtggaaaaaaagaagaaaaacaaagGCTCCGAGTCTGAGGATGATGGACCGGAGGAAGGCCAGTCTGAGGCCGAGGACACCGGCCCTCCCATCAAACTCAGCGGCACAATATCCACTTCTGGTCACCCACTCGATGATATTGAACTGAAATGGTGGCGATCACAAATTGGAATGGTTCAACAAGAACCCTTTCTTTTCAACGATACTATCTACACGAACGTGGCGAATGGCTTAGTAGGCTCCCGATGGGAGCACGAGtcggaagagaagaagagagaatTAGTTAAGGAAGCTTGTAAAGAAGCATTCGCTGACGAGTTTATCGACAAGCTCCCCGCG GGCTACGATACACTTGTGGGGGACAGCGGTGCCAAGTTGTCAGgaggccaacgccaacggATTGCCATTGCCCGATCCATCGTTCGAAAGCCCGCGATTCTCGTTCTTGACGAAGCCACAAGCGCCATTGATGTCCGCGGCGAACGGATCGTGCAAGCTGCACTGGACCGGGTTGCCAAAAATAGGACGACTATTACCATTGCGCATCGTCTGTCAACGATCAAGAAGGCAGACCGTATTGTCGTCCTCAAGAAGGGCCAAGTGGTGGAGAGTGGGACGCATGAGAGTCTCATTGCAATGGAAAATGGCGTGTATGCCGGCCTTGTCAACGCACAAACCTTGTCCCTTGGAGCTGAACATGACGCCGCGAATGAGACCATTGATATGGACACGGACGGCGACGGAAGCACTACTCTTGAGCGCCGGAAGAGCAAAGCAGTCTCTGAACATGAAGCCATGGCTGAGACCAAGTTGGAAAAGCAGCGTAATCTCATCAGGAGTTTTGGCCGCTTTTTCTACGAATCAAAACAATATTGGTATCTCATGTGTCTAACGGTGTTTTTCGCGGCATGCGCTGGATCTGCCATCCCTCTCCAGGCTTACATGTTTGCCAATGTTGTGGTCATTTTCAAATACGAAGGCGACAAGCCAAAGCTCATGTCCGAAGGCAACTTCTGGTCTCTTATGTGGACTATTCTCGCTATCGGTGTGGGACTTGCTtatttcttctgcttcttgtttTCGACTCGGCTGGCCTCGATTATTCGAAACAAGTATCAGCAGATGTACTTCGAGGCCATTCTATATCAGAAGGCATCATTCTTCGATGAAGAGGATCACTCACAAGGGACCATGACTTCCCGTGCCTCCGGAGACCCCAAGCAGCTTGAAGAGCTGATGGGAGCGAACATGGCTAGTGTTTATGTCGCTATTTTCAGTCTTACAGGATCAatcatcatcgccttctCGTTCGGGTGGAAGCTAGCATTGGTATCAACCTGCGTTGTCTTGCCCATAATGCTTGGTACATCATACTGGCGTTTCAAATATGAGATCCAGTTTGAGAAGATGAATAATGAAGTATTTGCAGAAAGCTCCAAGTTCGCATCAGAGTCCATTGGTGCATTCCGAACCGTCACTTCTCTCACCCTAGAGGACCCAATATGTCAGCGATTTGAAGAACTTTGCCGGGGCCACGTCGGGACAGCCTTCAAGAAAGCCAGATGGGTCAGTTTGCTCTTTGGCTTCTCAGACAGCGCTACCATGGCGTGCCAAGCTCTTGTCTTTTACTACGGCGGCCGACTACTTCTCAGTGGCGAGTACCAGATCTTGAACTTCTTTGTCTGCTTCATGTCTATCATTCAAGCTGGCGAATCCGCTGGTCAAGGATTGAGTTTTGGACCAAATGCCGCTCAAGTGACAGCTGCTTCGAATAGAATTTTGAACATGCGAGACTCAAGGCTGCGCGATGACCACTCTGAAAAGGATGACATTTCGGAGGCAAAGGGTGGGATGAAGATTGAGCTGGAAAACGTCCATTTCAAGTATCCTTCCCGCAACATTCCGGTATTCCAGGGGTTGAGCTTGACGATTGAGAAGGGCCAGTTTGCCGCTTTGGTTGGTGCATCTGGGTGTGGCAAGACGAGTATCATTTCACTCTTGGAGAG ATTCTATGATGTGGAGAGGGGGCGAATTCTTTGCAACGGTAGAGATATCAAGGACGTGAACATATACGCCTACAGGCGACATTTGTCGCTTGTTGCACAAGAAGCGACCTTATTCCAAG GTACCCTTCGAGAGAACATCCTGCTAGGCGTCGACGACCAAGCAATTACGGAAGAAAAGCTCCACCAGGCCTGTCGCGACGCCTCCATCCACGACTTTATCGTCTCCCTCCCAGAAGGATACAACACAAACATTGGCTCTCGAGGAGTCACCCTCTCCGGCGGCCAGAAGCAGCGCGTAGCCATCGCTCGAGCTCTCATCCGTGACCCGAACATCCTGCTCCTCGATGAGGCCACTAGTTCCCTTGACTCGGAAAGCGAGAAACTCGTGCAAGCCGCGTTTGAGCGCGCTGGAAAAGGGCGCACCATGGTCGTTGTTGCACATAGGTTAGCTACTGTTCAGAATGCAGATGTCATTTTCGTGCTGGGCGAAGGCGGGAAGCTATTGGAGCAAGGCAACCATATGGAACTACTTAGAAAGAGGGGTATTTACTGGCAAATG TGTCAAAGCCAGGCTCTAGATCGGTAA